The Erigeron canadensis isolate Cc75 chromosome 4, C_canadensis_v1, whole genome shotgun sequence genome window below encodes:
- the LOC122595162 gene encoding repetitive proline-rich cell wall protein, producing the protein MMRGFLPGILLVLLFSGSLCYGNANSVEVVGYGECADCKENNVKTSQALSGLKVTIDCKLEDGKFETRGAGKLNEEGLFKVALPQEILKEGKLAEECYAQLHNAENAPCGIHNGLEASKISFMSKSDEKHTFGPNEKLKFSSAICTSATFLPHFPKKHPWFKKFPHVFPHLPLPPKIPFKKPFPPPVYKPEPKPEPKPEPKPEPKPEPKPKPEPKPEPKPEPKPKPEPKPEPKPKPEPKPEPKPKPEPKPEPKPKPEPKPEPKPEPKPKPEPKPKPCPPVYKPEPKPKPPVYKPPVYKPPVYKPPVYKPPVSKPPVYKPPVYKPPVYKPPVYKPPVYKPHPKILPPPIPTYKPHPKILPPLPPYYKKPCPPLKPFPPFPTFPLKKFHHPLIPIPSHP; encoded by the exons ATGATGCGGGGTTTTCTTCCCGGCATTTTGctagttttattgttttctggTAGTTTGTGTTATGGCAATGCCAATTCTGTTGAGGTAGTTGGTTATGGAGAATGTGCTGATTGCAAAGAGAATAATGTCAAGACAAGCCAAGCATTGTCAG GGTTAAAAGTTACCATTGACTGTAAGCTTGAAGATGGTAAATTTGAAACAAGAGGTGCTGGAAAGCTCAATGAGGAAGGACTCTTTAAGGTAGCTCTTCCTCAAGAAATATTGAAAGAAGGAAAGTTGGCAGAAGAATGCTATGCACAACTACACAATGCAGAAAATGCACCTTGTGGAATTCATAATGGATTGGAAGCCTCTAAGATCAGTTTCATGTCAAAATCAGATGAGAAACACACATTTGGACCAAACGAAAAACTAAAATTCTCGTCGGCAATTTGCACATCCGCCACCTTTTTGCCTCATTTTCCTAAGAAACACCCCTGGTTCAAGAAATTTCCTCATGTATTCCCTCATCTTCCATTGCCCCCTAAAATACCGTTCAAAAAGCCATTCCCGCCACCAGTTTATAAGCCGGAGCCTAAGCCAGAGCCAAAGCCAGAGCCAAAGCCAGAGCCAAAGCCGGAGCCAAAGCCTAAGCCGGAACCAAAGCCAGAGCCTAAGCCAGAACCTAAGCCTAAGCCGGAGCCAAAGCCAGAGCCTAAGCCTAAGCCGGAGCCTAAGCCAGAGCCTAAGCCTAAGCCGGAGCCTAAGCCAGAGCCTAAGCCTAAGCCGGAGCCTAAGCCGGAGCCTAAGCCAGAGCCTAAGCCTAAGCCGGAGCCTAAGCCGAAGCCATGCCCACCAGTTTACAAGCCAGAGCCAAAGCCTAAGCCACCGGTCTACAAGCCACCAGTTTACAAGCCACCGGTTTACAAGCCACCGGTTTACAAGCCACCGGTTTCCAAGCCACCAGTTTACAAGCCACCAGTTTATAAGCCACCCGTTTACAAGCCACCCGTTTACAAGCCACCGGTTTACAAGCCACATCCCAAAATCTTGCCACCACCTATCCCAACTTATAAGCCACATCCAAAAATCTTGCCACCACTACCTCCATACTATAAGAAACCATGTCCACCCTTGAAACCATTCCCTCCATTTCCCACCTTTCCTTTAAAGAAATTCCATCATCCCCTCATCCCAATACCATCTCATCCTTAG